Proteins encoded within one genomic window of Procambarus clarkii isolate CNS0578487 chromosome 31, FALCON_Pclarkii_2.0, whole genome shotgun sequence:
- the LOC123752533 gene encoding uncharacterized protein produces MATNMATNMAANMAANMATNMATNMATNMAANMAANMAANMATNMAANMATNMATNMAANMAANMAANMAANMATNMAANMATNIATNMAANMATNMAANMAANMATNMATNMAANMATNMAANMAANMATNMATNMTTNMAANMAANMATNMATNMAANMATNMAANMAANMAANMATNMATNMTTNMAANMATNMATNMAANMATNMTTKMATKMATKMAANMATNMAANMATNMATNMAANMTTNMTTNMATNMAANMATNMAANMATKMAANMATKMAANMAANMATNMATKMAANMATKMAANMATKMAANMATNMATKMAANMAANLATNMATNMATKMAAKMAASPHSTSIGEMVQISGKPDSG; encoded by the coding sequence ATGGCCACCAATATGGCCACCAATATGGCCGCCAATATGGCCGCCAATATGGCCACCAATATGGCCACCAATATGGCCACCAATATGGCCGCGAATATGGCCGCCAATATGGCCGCCAATATGGCCACCAATATGGCCGCCAATATGGCCACCAATATGGCCACCAATATGGCCGCCAATATGGCCGCCAATATGGCCGCCAATATGGCCGCCAATATGGCCACCAATATGGCCGCCAATATGGCCACCAATATAGCCACCAATATGGCCGCCAATATGGCCACCAATATGGCCGCCAATATGGCCGCCAATATGGCCACCAATATGGCCACCAATATGGCCGCCAATATGGCCACCAATATGGCCGCCAATATGGCCGCCAATATGGCCACCAATATGGCCACCAATATGACCACCAATATGGCCGCCAATATGGCCGCCAATATGGCCACCAATATGGCCACCAATATGGCCGCCAATATGGCCACCAATATGGCCGCCAATATGGCCGCCAATATGGCCGCCAATATGGCCACTAATATGGCCACCAATATGACCACCAATATGGCCGCCAATATGGCCACCAATATGGCCACCAATATGGCCGCCAATATGGCCACCAATATGACCACCAAGATGGCCACCAAGATGGCCACCAAGATGGCCGCCAATATGGCCACCAATATGGCCGCCAATATGGCCACCAATATGGCCACCAATATGGCCGCCAATATGACCACCAATATGACCACCAATATGGCCACCAATATGGCCGCCAATATGGCCACCAATATGGCCGCCAATATGGCCACCAAGATGGCCGCCAATATGGCCACCAAGATGGCCGCCAATATGGCCGCCAATATGGCCACCAATATGGCCACCAAGATGGCCGCCAATATGGCCACCAAGATGGCCGCCAATATGGCCACCAAGATGGCCGCCAATATGGCCACCAATATGGCCACCAAGATGGCCGCCAATATGGCCGCCAATTTGGCCACCAATATGGCCACCAATATGGCCACCAAGATGGCCGCCAAGATGGCCGCCAGTCCTCATTCCACCAGTATCGGGGAAATGGTCCAAATCTCTGGAAAACCTGATTCTGGTTGA